One stretch of Euphorbia lathyris chromosome 7, ddEupLath1.1, whole genome shotgun sequence DNA includes these proteins:
- the LOC136201181 gene encoding protein SICKLE: MEDSEKRRERLKAMRTEAAQADASSYVNASAASGFLANPLLESPVQEVPYATPRFDFYTDPMAAFSANRRSGAGNQAAQEYFMPPSNSSSSAAQFSSPPPGSWNPSITPSPAHQMQNYHSLNPSMTPSPTNQMQNCHSPNQRMHRLQGPYYNAAFHGSPRFTPFPMHRGTLDARGGSGRLAYSSPSHRSPYPVHEGNPGFQPRGSPTFNNSQTWMSNSPSIGSGHRGSVNRSGRGQGQWHGGSRSQFSGQSSGGGRGRGLHSHGSAPDEKLRPESFYDKSMFEDPWQHLEPVVWRGQDSSAINPHSGSWLPASISKKKARVSEPSKKFSSEQSLAEYLAQSFNEAASNTPSE; this comes from the exons ATGGAGGACTCTGAGAAAAGAAGGGAAAGATTAAAAGCAATGCGCACAGAAGCTGCTCAGGCTGATGCTTCTAGCTATGTAAATGCATCAGCTGCTTCTGGTTTCCTTGCTAATCCGCTGCTTGAGAGTCCTGTACAGGAGGTGCCTTATGCAACTCCAAGATTTGATTTTTATACAGACCCTATGGCCGCATTTTCTGCTAATAGGAGGAGTGGAGCTGGTAACCAGGCTGCACAAGAATATTTTATGCCTCCTAGTAATAGTAGTTCTTCTGCAGCACAGTTTTCATCTCCCCCTCCAG GATCATGGAATCCCAGCATCACTCCCTCTCCTGCTCATCAAATGCAAAACTATCACTCACTGAATCCCAGCATGACTCCCTCTCCTACTAATCAAATGCAAAACTGTCATTCACCGAATCAGAGAATGCATCGACTACAAGGTCCCTATTACAATGCTGCCTTCCACGGGAGTCCAAGATTCACTCCTTTTCCCATGCATCGAGGAACTCTTGATGCCAGGGGGGGGTCTGGTCGCTTAGCTTACAGCTCTCCTTCCCATAGAAGTCCATATCCTGTTCATGAAGGTAACCCAGGCTTTCAACCGAGAGGGAGCCCTACTTTCAACAATAGCCAAACTTGGATGAGCAACAGTCCAAGCATTGGCTCAGGACACAGAGGAAGTGTTAATCGTTCAGGAAGAGGCCAGGGACAGTGGCATGGTGGCAGCAGAAGTCAATTTTCTGGACAGAGCAGTGGAGGTGGAAGAGGACGGGGTCTTCATTCTCATGGAAGTGCACCAGATGAGAAATTGAGGCCCGAGTCCTTTTATGATAAGTCTATGTTTGAAGATCCATGGCAACATTTAGAACCTGTAGTATGGAGGGGACAGGACAGTTCAGCTATTAATCCACATTCAGGTTCCTGGCTTCCGGCATCTATTAGCAAGAAGAAGGCAAGAGTTTCAGAGCCATCTAAAAAATTCAGTTCTGAACAAAGCCTTGCAGAATACCTGGCTCAATCGTTCAATGAAGCTGCCAGCAATACTCCAAGTGAATAG
- the LOC136234840 gene encoding VIN3-like protein 2 isoform X1: MSKRPFPMPSEGFSGFVLDPEQCSRLSMEEKRELVSEIAQWSKDAPEILSSFTRRELLEIICAEMGKERKYSGYTKLRMIEHLLKLVSHKSKKRNLSPAKTQTGFKRRRQGSPTMEEDKTHVCENVACRATLSPHNAFCKRCSCCICHQFDDNKDPSLWLTCGSDSHGDKSCGLTCHLICALNNERTGIVKAVCGTKLDGSFYCFSCGKVNELMRTWRKQMLTAGEARRVDVLCIRTLLGYKIVAGSEQYKEMQKKLETALQLLTKELGPLDLVCAKMARGIVKRLSCGAEVQKLCASALEAFDSKFPDNVEKIKPPTCKFPFTCVNLLKIFLFTFSSACQIQFQEPSPTSVVIVLEYVVDNPSAELLGCMLWHRESKVKDYPQKPTYIILKPDKSFKITDLNPSTEYACKASFFGSTGILNVLEAKWITPTRNGQFETASGASREEDNNITCQMKSTTSKLIRSQSVKNNNDRLCSMPASVEVVSSISLGSFYPSTPCKFSEMKEVSGLGCKKQKDESAYEYSVRVIKWLESEGHIEEDFRVKFLTWFSLKATIQERKVVNVFVDAFIDDPPSLAGQLIHSFTQEVCSDPKTLPLPGFCSRLWH, from the exons ATGAGCAAGCGCCCATTCCCCATGCCTTCCGAGGGATTCTCAG GATTTGTTCTTGACCCTGAACAATGCAGTCGACTGAGCATGGAAGAAAAAAGAGAACTCGTTAGCGAGATAGCTCAGTGGTCAAAAGATGCCCCTGAGATTCTTAGTTCGTTCACCCGCAGGGAGCTTCTGGAAATTATTTGTGCTGAGATGGGTAAGGAGAGAAAATATTCTGGATATACTAAACTCCGAATGATAGAGCACCTTTTAAAGCTGGTTTCACACAAGTCCAAGAAACGCAACTTATCTCCTGCAAAAACTCAGACTGGATTCAAGAGGCGAAGACAGGGTTCCCCAACAATGGAAGAAGATAAAACCCATGTCTGCGAGAATGTTGCTTGCAGAGCTACTTTATCTCCTCATAATGCTTTTTGCAAGAGATGTTCTTGCTGTATCTGTCACCAATTTGATGATAACAAGGATCCAAGTCTATGGTTAACGTGTGGTTCTGATTCTCATGGTGACAAGTCTTGTGGCCTTACATGCCATTTGATTTGTGCTTTGAACAATGAAAGAACTGGAATAGTGAAGGCTGTTTGCGGCACAAAGTTGGATGGAAGTTTCTATTGTTTTTCTTGTGGAAAGGTTAATGAACTAATGCG AACGTGGAGGAAACAAATGTTGACTGCTGGAGAGGCTAGAAGAGTTGATGTATTGTGTATAAGGACCCTTTTAGGTTATAAAATTGTTGCTGGATCTGAGCAGTACAAGGAAATGCAAAAGAAGTTGGAAACTGCCTTACAACTGCTGACAAAAGAGTTGGGACCTCTTGATCTGGTGTGTGCAAAGATGGCACGGGGAATCGTTAAAAGGCTCTCCTGTGGTGCTGAGGTCCAGAAGTTGTGTGCTTCAGCATTGGAAGCTTTTGATTCAAAGTTTCCTGACAATGTGGAAAAAATTAAGCCGCCAACATGTAAGTTTCCTTTCACTTGTGTGAATTTAttaaagatttttttatttacattttcttCAGCTTGTCAGATTCAATTTCAAGAACCCTCCCCAACTTCAGTGGTGATTGTGCTCGAATATGTAGTAGATAATCCGTCGGCTGAGCTCTTAGGGTGCATGCTGTGGCATCGTGAGTCGAAAGTGAAGGATTATCCACAGAAACCCACATATATTATATTGAAGCCTGATAAAAGTTTCAAGATAACTGATCTAAATCCCTCTACTGAGTACGCTTGCAAAGCTTCTTTCTTTGGCAGCACCGGCATTCTGAATGTTTTGGAAGCTAAGTGGATCACTCCTACACGAAATGGACAATTTGAGACTGCTTCAGGCGCGTCTAGAGAGGAAGACAACAACATAACTTGTCAGATGAAATCAACAACTTCCAAACTAATTCGATCACAATCAGTGAAGAACAACAATGACAGACTATGCTCCATGCCAGCATCCGTGGAAGTTGTTTCGTCAATAAGTCTTGGATCATTTTATCCTTCAACTCCTTGTAAATTTAGTGAAATGAAAGAAGTTTCAGGGTTGGGATGTAAAAAGCAGAAAGATGAGAGTGCTTACGAGTATTCAGTGAGAGTAATCAAGTGGTTAGAGAGTGAAGGGCATATAGAAGAAGATTTTAGGGTAAAGTTTCTAACTTGGTTCAGCTTGAAAGCAACAATTCAAGAGAGAAAGGTGGTTAATGTATTCGTGGATGCTTTTATCGATGATCCACCAAGCTTGGCCGGCCAGCTCATCCATTCTTTCACACAAGAGGTTTGCTCTGACCCAAAAACACTTCCTCTGCCTGGTTTCTGCTCTAGGTTGTGGCATTAA
- the LOC136234840 gene encoding VIN3-like protein 2 isoform X2, whose protein sequence is MSKRPFPMPSEGFSGFVLDPEQCSRLSMEEKRELVSEIAQWSKDAPEILSSFTRRELLEIICAEMGKERKYSGYTKLRMIEHLLKLVSHKSKKRNLSPAKTQTGFKRRRQGSPTMEEDKTHVCENVACRATLSPHNAFCKRCSCCICHQFDDNKDPSLWLTCGSDSHGDKSCGLTCHLICALNNERTGIVKAVCGTKLDGSFYCFSCGKVNELMRTWRKQMLTAGEARRVDVLCIRTLLGYKIVAGSEQYKEMQKKLETALQLLTKELGPLDLVCAKMARGIVKRLSCGAEVQKLCASALEAFDSKFPDNVEKIKPPTSCQIQFQEPSPTSVVIVLEYVVDNPSAELLGCMLWHRESKVKDYPQKPTYIILKPDKSFKITDLNPSTEYACKASFFGSTGILNVLEAKWITPTRNGQFETASGASREEDNNITCQMKSTTSKLIRSQSVKNNNDRLCSMPASVEVVSSISLGSFYPSTPCKFSEMKEVSGLGCKKQKDESAYEYSVRVIKWLESEGHIEEDFRVKFLTWFSLKATIQERKVVNVFVDAFIDDPPSLAGQLIHSFTQEVCSDPKTLPLPGFCSRLWH, encoded by the exons ATGAGCAAGCGCCCATTCCCCATGCCTTCCGAGGGATTCTCAG GATTTGTTCTTGACCCTGAACAATGCAGTCGACTGAGCATGGAAGAAAAAAGAGAACTCGTTAGCGAGATAGCTCAGTGGTCAAAAGATGCCCCTGAGATTCTTAGTTCGTTCACCCGCAGGGAGCTTCTGGAAATTATTTGTGCTGAGATGGGTAAGGAGAGAAAATATTCTGGATATACTAAACTCCGAATGATAGAGCACCTTTTAAAGCTGGTTTCACACAAGTCCAAGAAACGCAACTTATCTCCTGCAAAAACTCAGACTGGATTCAAGAGGCGAAGACAGGGTTCCCCAACAATGGAAGAAGATAAAACCCATGTCTGCGAGAATGTTGCTTGCAGAGCTACTTTATCTCCTCATAATGCTTTTTGCAAGAGATGTTCTTGCTGTATCTGTCACCAATTTGATGATAACAAGGATCCAAGTCTATGGTTAACGTGTGGTTCTGATTCTCATGGTGACAAGTCTTGTGGCCTTACATGCCATTTGATTTGTGCTTTGAACAATGAAAGAACTGGAATAGTGAAGGCTGTTTGCGGCACAAAGTTGGATGGAAGTTTCTATTGTTTTTCTTGTGGAAAGGTTAATGAACTAATGCG AACGTGGAGGAAACAAATGTTGACTGCTGGAGAGGCTAGAAGAGTTGATGTATTGTGTATAAGGACCCTTTTAGGTTATAAAATTGTTGCTGGATCTGAGCAGTACAAGGAAATGCAAAAGAAGTTGGAAACTGCCTTACAACTGCTGACAAAAGAGTTGGGACCTCTTGATCTGGTGTGTGCAAAGATGGCACGGGGAATCGTTAAAAGGCTCTCCTGTGGTGCTGAGGTCCAGAAGTTGTGTGCTTCAGCATTGGAAGCTTTTGATTCAAAGTTTCCTGACAATGTGGAAAAAATTAAGCCGCCAACAT CTTGTCAGATTCAATTTCAAGAACCCTCCCCAACTTCAGTGGTGATTGTGCTCGAATATGTAGTAGATAATCCGTCGGCTGAGCTCTTAGGGTGCATGCTGTGGCATCGTGAGTCGAAAGTGAAGGATTATCCACAGAAACCCACATATATTATATTGAAGCCTGATAAAAGTTTCAAGATAACTGATCTAAATCCCTCTACTGAGTACGCTTGCAAAGCTTCTTTCTTTGGCAGCACCGGCATTCTGAATGTTTTGGAAGCTAAGTGGATCACTCCTACACGAAATGGACAATTTGAGACTGCTTCAGGCGCGTCTAGAGAGGAAGACAACAACATAACTTGTCAGATGAAATCAACAACTTCCAAACTAATTCGATCACAATCAGTGAAGAACAACAATGACAGACTATGCTCCATGCCAGCATCCGTGGAAGTTGTTTCGTCAATAAGTCTTGGATCATTTTATCCTTCAACTCCTTGTAAATTTAGTGAAATGAAAGAAGTTTCAGGGTTGGGATGTAAAAAGCAGAAAGATGAGAGTGCTTACGAGTATTCAGTGAGAGTAATCAAGTGGTTAGAGAGTGAAGGGCATATAGAAGAAGATTTTAGGGTAAAGTTTCTAACTTGGTTCAGCTTGAAAGCAACAATTCAAGAGAGAAAGGTGGTTAATGTATTCGTGGATGCTTTTATCGATGATCCACCAAGCTTGGCCGGCCAGCTCATCCATTCTTTCACACAAGAGGTTTGCTCTGACCCAAAAACACTTCCTCTGCCTGGTTTCTGCTCTAGGTTGTGGCATTAA